The Polymorphobacter megasporae genome window below encodes:
- a CDS encoding cytochrome b, protein MTLPDKYTKPAVVFHWLIGALIIVNVVMIWVITYFPDSWDRPIINLHKSIGLTVLGLAAMRILWRVTHAPPPPPPGQHMWEITASHLAHFALYVLIVGLPLTGYMHDSAFKGAAEHPLTVFGLFEVPRIGWIANLGQPDKEHVHDIFYGWHASFALALYVMFSLHVLGALKHQWFDKQRELQRMTL, encoded by the coding sequence ATGACCCTCCCCGACAAATACACCAAGCCCGCCGTCGTCTTTCACTGGCTGATCGGAGCGCTGATCATCGTCAACGTCGTGATGATCTGGGTGATCACTTATTTCCCCGACAGCTGGGACCGCCCGATCATCAACCTGCACAAATCGATCGGGTTGACGGTGCTCGGCCTCGCGGCGATGCGGATCCTGTGGCGGGTGACGCACGCGCCGCCACCACCACCGCCGGGGCAGCACATGTGGGAGATCACGGCATCGCACCTTGCGCATTTTGCGCTGTACGTCCTCATCGTCGGCCTGCCGCTCACCGGCTACATGCACGATTCGGCGTTCAAAGGGGCGGCGGAGCATCCGCTGACGGTGTTCGGTCTGTTCGAGGTGCCGCGGATCGGGTGGATCGCCAATCTCGGCCAGCCCGACAAGGAGCATGTCCACGATATCTTCTACGGCTGGCACGCGAGCTTCGCGCTGGCGCTGTACGTCATGTTCAGCCTGCACGTCCTCGGCGCGCTCAA